In a genomic window of Streptomyces pristinaespiralis:
- a CDS encoding flavin-containing monooxygenase — MTNSPAVSTETLAELRRRYALERERRVRPDGTRQYLAADAEFGCYAADPYTAETAEREPLRDTVDVAVVGGGFGGILAGARLRQQGVERIRVIDRGGDFGGTWYWNRYPGIHCDIEAHVYLPMLDETGYVPEWKYAPGEEIRRHAVRIAEKYDLYADALFSTSVTSLAWDETAQAWTVATDRGDRFLATYVITATGTMSELKLPGIPGIENFRGHTFHTSRWDYAYTGGTADGGLTGLADKSVGVVGTGATGVQVVPKLAEDAGHLYVFQRTPSTVDVRANRRTTAEDVGADRDGWARERRDNFLRITSGEAAGEDLVADRWTSSAGLLEKLLPSFCRQGDRTAFEAAYEVADATKMNEIRARVEQVVADADTAEKLKPWYRYACKRPTFSDTYLQAFNRDNVTLVDTADSHGIERMTERGVVVGGTEYELDCLIFATGFSVGVSGVHSGKLPVHGRGGVQLLHAWGRRGPRSLHGFTGNGFPNLIRLGAVQSASSVNYTHVLDEHAVHAAALVAAAEAKGAVIEPSREAEDAWLAVLAEDAPDHEWFHAECTPGYYNGEGRGRANGPIAYPHGAFAFHGLLKRWREESMDDVLRARTPTVR, encoded by the coding sequence ATGACGAACTCCCCAGCGGTGTCCACCGAGACGCTCGCCGAGTTGCGGCGGCGCTACGCCCTTGAACGGGAGCGGCGCGTGCGGCCCGACGGCACCCGCCAGTACCTCGCCGCCGACGCCGAGTTCGGCTGCTACGCCGCCGATCCGTACACGGCGGAGACGGCGGAGCGTGAGCCGCTGCGGGACACGGTGGACGTCGCCGTCGTCGGCGGCGGTTTCGGCGGCATCCTCGCGGGCGCACGGCTCCGTCAACAGGGCGTCGAGCGCATCCGCGTCATCGACAGGGGCGGTGACTTCGGAGGAACCTGGTACTGGAACCGGTACCCGGGCATCCACTGCGACATCGAGGCGCACGTGTACCTGCCGATGCTCGACGAGACCGGCTACGTGCCGGAGTGGAAGTACGCCCCCGGAGAGGAGATCCGCCGGCACGCGGTACGGATCGCGGAGAAGTACGACCTCTATGCGGACGCCCTGTTCTCCACATCGGTCACCTCCCTGGCCTGGGACGAGACCGCACAGGCGTGGACCGTTGCGACCGACCGCGGTGACAGGTTCCTGGCCACCTACGTCATCACCGCCACCGGCACCATGTCCGAGCTGAAACTCCCCGGCATACCCGGCATCGAGAACTTCCGCGGCCACACCTTCCACACCTCACGCTGGGACTACGCCTACACCGGCGGTACCGCGGACGGCGGCCTCACCGGCCTCGCGGACAAGAGCGTGGGCGTCGTAGGGACGGGTGCCACCGGCGTCCAGGTCGTCCCGAAACTGGCCGAGGACGCCGGACACCTCTACGTCTTCCAGCGCACCCCTTCCACGGTGGACGTGCGCGCCAACCGCCGTACCACCGCCGAGGACGTCGGCGCCGACCGCGACGGCTGGGCACGCGAGCGCCGCGACAACTTCCTGCGCATCACCTCCGGCGAGGCCGCCGGGGAGGACCTGGTGGCGGACCGGTGGACCTCGTCGGCCGGCCTCCTGGAGAAGCTGCTCCCGAGCTTCTGCCGCCAGGGCGACCGAACGGCCTTCGAAGCGGCCTACGAGGTCGCCGACGCCACGAAGATGAACGAGATCCGCGCCCGCGTCGAGCAGGTCGTCGCCGATGCGGACACGGCGGAGAAGCTCAAACCCTGGTACCGGTACGCCTGTAAGCGCCCCACCTTCTCCGACACGTACCTGCAGGCCTTCAACCGCGACAACGTCACCCTGGTCGACACCGCGGACAGTCACGGCATCGAGCGGATGACCGAGCGGGGCGTCGTGGTCGGCGGCACCGAGTACGAACTCGACTGCCTGATCTTCGCCACCGGGTTCTCCGTCGGAGTCTCCGGCGTCCACTCCGGCAAACTCCCCGTCCACGGCCGGGGCGGCGTCCAGCTGCTGCACGCGTGGGGGCGGCGAGGGCCGCGGAGTCTGCACGGCTTCACCGGCAACGGCTTTCCCAACCTGATCCGACTGGGAGCCGTGCAGAGCGCCAGCAGCGTCAACTACACCCACGTGCTCGACGAGCACGCCGTGCACGCCGCGGCACTCGTCGCGGCCGCCGAGGCCAAGGGCGCCGTCATCGAACCGTCCCGGGAGGCGGAGGACGCCTGGCTCGCCGTTCTGGCCGAAGACGCCCCCGACCACGAGTGGTTCCATGCCGAATGCACGCCCGGGTATTACAACGGTGAGGGGCGTGGCCGGGCGAACGGGCCGATCGCCTATCCCCACGGCGCGTTCGCCTTCCACGGCCTGCTGAAGCGCTGGCGCGAGGAGTCCATGGACGACGTCCTCCGGGCCAGGACGCCAACTGTGCGGTAG